One window of the Herbiconiux sp. L3-i23 genome contains the following:
- a CDS encoding Lrp/AsnC family transcriptional regulator: MDNIDHRILDLLRLNARSAYGDIGAVVGLSPSAVKRRVDRLVATGVIRSFTIQVDPEVEGQSTEAYVELFCRGTVAPAELKRILQAVPEVIDAGTVTGSADAIVRMRSRDIPSLELALERVRVAPNVDHTRSAIVLSKLVSRGT, from the coding sequence GTGGACAACATCGACCACCGCATCCTCGACCTCCTCCGGCTCAACGCGCGCTCCGCGTACGGCGACATCGGCGCCGTCGTCGGCCTCTCGCCATCCGCCGTCAAACGCCGCGTCGACCGGCTCGTGGCGACGGGGGTGATCCGCTCGTTCACCATCCAGGTCGACCCCGAGGTCGAGGGGCAGAGCACCGAGGCCTACGTCGAGCTGTTCTGTCGCGGCACCGTGGCGCCCGCCGAGCTGAAGCGCATTCTGCAGGCGGTGCCCGAGGTCATCGACGCCGGAACGGTCACGGGCAGCGCCGACGCGATCGTGCGGATGCGCAGCCGCGACATTCCGAGCCTCGAACTTGCCCTCGAACGGGTGCGGGTGGCGCCGAACGTCGACCACACGCGCAGCGCGATCGTGCTGTCGAAGCTGGTCTCACGCGGCACCTGA
- a CDS encoding bifunctional proline dehydrogenase/L-glutamate gamma-semialdehyde dehydrogenase produces the protein MREAAEAGRVPDELAEEAVATVRRWLGEIGGEPLDPAAERLAGVLKDPDGLDFTLGFVDGVVRPEDVRVAGRNFYRLGDRVPGFLPAWLRAAVKVGSLVAPVLPWVVVPIARRVLRGMVSHLLVDARPERLGAGIAALRTDGVRLNLNLLGEAVLGEGESEHRFEGTKRLLERDDVDYVSIKVSSVAPGLSMWAFDDEVARVVERLLPLYRFAASSPNPKFINLDMEEYRDLDLTLAVFTRLLETPGLERLEAGVVLQAYLPDAFPALRRVQEWAAARVARGGAPVKVRVVKGANLAMERVDAAIHGWPLATWPSKVETDAAYLRMLDWALAPERTAAVRIGIAGHNLFDLAWAWALAGRRGVTGDVDIEMLLGMAAGGASAVRREVGHVLLYTPVVDPAEFDVAIAYLVRRLEENASDENFMSVAFELGDSPEAFERERLRFVDALELAAADVVSTNRVQDRRADPRRDSAAGFENEPDTDPSTAGNREWGGGIRRRALSSELGLETLRAARLADSDDLDAVVDRLADAADEWAERPARERAAVLDRAADALARARADLIEVAMTETGKTIAEGDPEVSEAIDFARYYAELARGLEGIDGAQARPVRVTAVIPPWNFPISIPAGGVLAALAAGSGVLFKPAPEARRTGAVVADALWSAGVPRDLLAFVDLDEQELGRQLIEHPRVDQVLLTGSWDTAALFHSWRPSLRLFAETSGKNAIVVTPSADLDLAAADAVRSAFGHAGQKCSAASLVILVGSVGRSRRFLDQLVDAAASLRVGVPEVATTQMGPLVNPASGKLLHALTTLSQGESWLLEPRRLDAEGRIWSPGIRDRVAADSEFHRTEYFGPVLGIMRAATLEQAIELQNAVPYGLTAGLHSLDAAEIAEWLESVEAGNLYLNRGITGAIVARQPFGGWKRSSVGGGGKAGGPNALLRLLDWESDPVQPGKDIALSGIGERVAALIDAATGDLPYEGFEFVRAAARSDEKAWNEEFGVARELAHLGVERNVFRYRPARVVLRLASDGSASELIRLLAAGTRVRAGMTVSTDRALSETLSGLLERRGVSVTVEADQAFLDRLRAGDFAGERIRLVGGDPVLVHDALRDDPDAVVYSGEVTASGRIETLPFLLEQAISMTAHRFGNPDHLTDGLV, from the coding sequence ATGAGGGAAGCCGCCGAGGCCGGACGCGTTCCGGACGAGCTCGCCGAAGAAGCCGTCGCGACGGTCCGCCGTTGGCTCGGCGAGATCGGCGGCGAACCGCTGGATCCCGCCGCCGAACGGCTCGCGGGTGTCTTGAAGGACCCCGACGGACTCGACTTCACGTTGGGCTTCGTGGACGGAGTGGTGCGTCCCGAAGACGTGCGGGTCGCCGGCCGGAACTTCTATCGACTCGGAGACCGCGTCCCCGGATTCCTGCCGGCATGGCTGCGCGCCGCCGTCAAGGTGGGGTCGCTCGTCGCGCCGGTGCTGCCGTGGGTGGTCGTCCCGATCGCTCGTCGAGTGCTGCGCGGCATGGTGTCCCATCTGCTGGTCGACGCGCGCCCCGAGCGGCTCGGCGCGGGCATCGCCGCACTGCGCACCGACGGCGTCCGCCTGAACCTCAACCTGTTGGGCGAGGCGGTGCTCGGCGAGGGCGAATCGGAGCATCGGTTCGAGGGCACCAAGCGTCTGCTCGAGCGCGACGACGTCGACTACGTCTCCATCAAGGTGTCCTCCGTCGCGCCAGGACTCTCGATGTGGGCGTTCGACGACGAGGTCGCGCGGGTGGTCGAGCGACTGCTGCCGCTCTACCGCTTCGCCGCGTCGTCGCCGAACCCCAAGTTCATCAACCTCGACATGGAGGAGTACCGCGACCTCGACCTCACCCTCGCCGTGTTCACCCGACTGCTCGAGACCCCGGGCCTCGAGCGGCTGGAGGCGGGTGTGGTGCTGCAGGCCTACCTGCCGGACGCGTTCCCGGCCCTGCGGCGGGTGCAGGAGTGGGCTGCCGCTCGGGTGGCGCGCGGTGGCGCCCCCGTCAAGGTCCGCGTCGTGAAGGGCGCCAATCTGGCGATGGAGCGGGTGGACGCGGCCATCCACGGTTGGCCGCTCGCGACCTGGCCGTCGAAGGTCGAGACCGACGCGGCCTACCTGCGCATGCTCGACTGGGCGCTTGCACCCGAACGCACCGCGGCGGTGCGGATCGGCATCGCCGGTCACAACCTCTTCGACCTCGCGTGGGCGTGGGCGCTGGCCGGCCGCCGGGGCGTGACCGGCGACGTCGACATCGAGATGCTGCTCGGCATGGCGGCCGGAGGCGCATCCGCGGTGCGGCGCGAGGTCGGCCACGTGCTGCTCTACACCCCGGTCGTCGACCCCGCCGAGTTCGATGTCGCGATCGCGTACCTCGTGCGCCGGCTCGAAGAGAACGCGAGCGACGAGAACTTCATGTCCGTGGCATTCGAGCTCGGCGACTCGCCGGAGGCGTTCGAACGCGAGCGTCTCCGGTTCGTCGACGCCCTCGAGCTCGCCGCCGCCGACGTCGTCAGCACCAATCGGGTGCAGGACCGTCGCGCAGATCCGCGGCGCGACAGCGCTGCAGGGTTCGAGAACGAACCGGACACCGACCCGTCGACCGCGGGCAACCGCGAATGGGGCGGGGGCATCCGCCGCAGGGCGCTCTCCAGCGAGCTGGGACTCGAGACCCTGCGCGCCGCGCGGCTCGCCGACTCCGACGATCTCGACGCCGTCGTCGATCGCCTGGCCGACGCGGCCGACGAATGGGCGGAGCGGCCCGCACGCGAACGCGCCGCGGTACTCGATCGCGCGGCCGACGCGCTCGCCCGCGCCCGCGCGGACCTCATCGAGGTCGCCATGACCGAGACGGGCAAGACCATCGCCGAGGGCGACCCCGAGGTCAGCGAGGCGATCGACTTCGCCCGCTACTACGCCGAACTCGCCCGCGGCCTCGAGGGCATCGACGGCGCCCAGGCCCGGCCCGTCCGCGTCACGGCGGTCATCCCGCCGTGGAACTTCCCGATCTCGATCCCCGCGGGCGGTGTCCTCGCGGCGCTCGCCGCCGGAAGCGGGGTGCTGTTCAAGCCCGCTCCGGAGGCGCGACGCACGGGGGCTGTCGTGGCCGACGCGCTCTGGAGTGCCGGAGTACCCCGAGACCTGCTGGCATTCGTCGACCTCGACGAGCAGGAACTGGGGCGCCAGCTCATCGAGCATCCCCGCGTCGATCAGGTGCTGCTCACCGGCTCGTGGGACACGGCGGCGCTCTTCCACTCGTGGCGACCCAGCCTGCGACTCTTCGCCGAGACGAGCGGCAAGAACGCCATCGTCGTGACCCCGAGCGCGGATCTCGATCTCGCCGCCGCCGACGCCGTCCGATCGGCTTTCGGTCACGCGGGGCAGAAGTGCTCGGCCGCGAGCCTCGTCATCCTCGTCGGCTCGGTGGGGCGATCCCGTCGGTTCCTCGACCAGCTCGTCGACGCTGCCGCGTCGCTGCGCGTCGGTGTCCCGGAGGTCGCGACCACGCAGATGGGCCCGCTCGTGAACCCCGCCTCCGGCAAGTTGCTGCACGCCCTCACCACCCTGTCGCAGGGCGAGTCGTGGCTGCTCGAGCCGCGCAGGCTCGACGCCGAGGGCAGGATCTGGAGTCCCGGCATCCGCGACCGGGTCGCCGCCGACTCCGAGTTCCACCGCACCGAGTATTTCGGTCCGGTGCTGGGGATCATGCGCGCCGCGACCCTCGAGCAGGCCATCGAACTGCAGAACGCCGTGCCGTACGGCCTGACGGCAGGCCTGCACTCGCTCGACGCCGCCGAGATCGCCGAGTGGCTCGAGTCGGTCGAGGCCGGCAACCTCTACCTGAACCGCGGTATCACCGGCGCCATCGTCGCCCGGCAGCCGTTCGGTGGGTGGAAGCGCTCGTCCGTCGGAGGTGGAGGCAAGGCGGGAGGACCCAACGCGCTGCTCCGGCTGCTCGATTGGGAGTCCGATCCCGTGCAGCCGGGCAAGGACATCGCGCTCAGCGGCATCGGCGAGCGGGTCGCCGCCCTCATCGACGCGGCGACGGGCGATCTTCCTTACGAGGGCTTCGAGTTCGTCCGCGCCGCCGCGCGCAGCGACGAGAAGGCGTGGAACGAGGAGTTCGGGGTCGCCCGTGAACTCGCCCACCTCGGCGTCGAACGCAACGTCTTCCGCTACCGCCCCGCCCGAGTCGTCCTGCGGCTGGCGTCCGACGGAAGCGCCTCGGAGCTGATCCGACTCCTCGCGGCCGGCACGCGTGTGCGGGCGGGCATGACGGTGTCGACTGATCGGGCGTTGTCCGAGACGCTGTCCGGCCTGCTCGAGCGGCGAGGCGTCTCCGTGACGGTGGAGGCGGATCAGGCGTTCCTCGACCGCCTCCGCGCAGGGGATTTCGCGGGCGAGCGGATCCGCCTCGTGGGCGGCGACCCCGTGCTGGTGCACGACGCGCTCCGCGACGACCCCGACGCCGTGGTCTATTCCGGCGAGGTGACGGCGTCCGGACGAATCGAGACGCTGCCGTTCCTCCTCGAGCAGGCGATCTCGATGACGGCTCACCGCTTCGGCAACCCCGACCACCTGACGGACGGGCTCGTCTGA